One Aegilops tauschii subsp. strangulata cultivar AL8/78 chromosome 7, Aet v6.0, whole genome shotgun sequence genomic window carries:
- the LOC109732708 gene encoding uncharacterized protein encodes MAAASAAAAACRRAVSSTLRGPPIESLAATAACAAAPTGDQFVDLLDANFNRPAPPPPPKTRTENNSPTFATSGDPCLDFFFHVVPGTPAGTVSSLLANAWAAEPTTALRLACNLRGVRGTGKADREGFYAAALWMHGSHPATLALNARPVAEFGYLKDLPEILHRIIHGGVSTRKPGKQARLAAEGGGLVARAHAIPAYARFARFRSRTRTPRPGRRIEVSGLARRNKKRTRRARIAASQRRDLEEAAQAAVARRKKRTDAAATAVQRYTRDQNYRLLHDMTAEVFADLLAEDLKKLAAGNMDLSLAGKWCPSVDSCYDRSTLICEAIARRLFPKGSARDLPEDLPDAHYAYRVRERLRKEAYVPLRHALKLPEIFISAGEWAKVVYTRVSSVAMKNYKEHFVYYDQARFARYLADVEAGKVKIAAGALLPHEILTSAYFDPEVANLQWKRTVDDLLALGKLNNCLAVCDVSGSMSGLPMDVCVSLGLLLSELCDEPWRHRVITFSMRPQLHHVVGDTLWEKAQFVQRMEWAMNTDFQAVFDQLLHVAVAGKLPPESMVKKVFVFSDMEFDQASARPWETDYEAITRKYTEAGYADAIPQIVFWNLRDSRSVPVTSEQKGVALVSGFSQNMLKLFLGKEVAMTPRSVMEKAIAGPLYEKLVVFD; translated from the exons ATGGCGGCGGCGTCGGCAGCTGCTGCGGCGTGCCGCAGGGCCGTCTCCAGCACCCTCCGCGGCCCGCCGATAGAGAGCCTGGCCGCGACGGCCGcgtgcgccgccgcccccaccggCGACCAGTTCGTGGACCTCCTCGACGCCAACTTCaacaggccggccccgccgccgccccccaagACGCGCACGGAGAACAACTCCCCGACGTTCGCCACCTCGGGCGACCCCTGCCTCGACTTCTTCTTCCACGTTGTCCCGGGCACCCCGGCCGGCACCGTGTCATCGCTCCTCGCCAACGCCTGGGCCGCCGAGCCGACCACCGCGCTCCGCCTCGCCTGCAACCTCCGCGGCGTGCGCGGCACCGGCAAGGCCGACCGCGAGGGGTTCTACGCCGCCGCGCTCTGGATGCACGGCTCCCACCCCGCCACGCTCGCCCTCAACGCGCGCCCCGTCGCCGAGTTCGGCTACCTCAAGGACCTCCCCGAGATCCTCCACCGCATCATCCACGGCGGCGTCTCCACCAGGAAGCCGGGGAAGCAGGCCCGCCtcgccgccgagggaggaggGCTCGTCGCCCGCGCGCACGCCATCCCCGCCTACGCTCGCTTCGCCCGTTTCCGATCTCGTACGCGTACGCCGCGCCCCGGCCGGAGGATTGAGGTGTCGGGGCTCGCGCGCCGCAACAAGAAGCGCACGAGGAGGGCGCGCATTGCTGCCAGCCAGAGGCGTGATCTGGAGGAGGCCGCCCAGGCCGCCGTCGCGCGCAGGAAGAAGCGCACGGACGCCGCGGCGACGGCCGTCCAGAGGTACACCCGCGACCAGAACTACCGCCTCCTGCACGACATGACGGCGGAGGTGTTCGCCGACCTTCTCGCCGAGGACCTGAAGAAGCTCGCGGCAGGCAACATGGATCTCTCGCTGGCCGGGAAGTGGTGCCCGTCAGTCGACAGCTGCTACGACCGCTCCACGCTCATCTGCGAGGCCATCGCGCGCCGCCTCTTCCCCAAGGGCTCGGCCCGCGATCTTCCCGAGGACTTGCCGGACGCGCACTACGCCTACCGCGTGCGCGAGCGCCTCCGCAAGGAGGCCTACGTGCCGCTCCGCCATGCCCTGAAGCTCCCCGAGATCTTCATCTCGGCGGGCGAGTGGGCGAAAGTGGTGTACACGCGCGTGTCCTCCGTCGCCATGAAGAACTACAAGGAGCACTTCGTCTACTACGACCAAGCGCGCTTCGCCCGCTACCTGGCCGACGTCGAGGCCGGCAAAGTGAAGATAGCGGCGGGCGCGCTGCTGCCGCACGAGATCCTGACGTCCGCCTACTTCGACCCCGAGGTCGCCAACCTGCAGTGGAAGCGCACGGTGGACGACCTGCTGGCGCTGGGCAAGCTCAACAACTGCCTCGCCGTGTGCGACGTGTCTGGCAGCATGTCCGGCCTCCCAATGGACGTCTGCGTCTCGCTGGGCCTCCTCCTCTCGGAGCTCTGCGACGAGCCGTGGCGCCACCGCGTCATCACATTCAGCATGCGGCCGCAGCTGCACCACGTCGTCGGCGACACCCTCTGGGAGAAGGCCCAGTTCGTCCAGCGCATGGAGTGGGCCATGAACACCGACTTCCAGGCCGTGTTCGACCAGCTCCTCCACGTGGCCGTCGCGGGCAAGCTGCCCCCCGAGAGCATGGTGAAGAAGGTGTTCGTGTTCAGCGACATGGAGTTCGACCAGGCGTCGGCCAGGCCGTGGGAGACGGACTACGAGGCCATCACGAGGAAGTACACCGAGGCCGGGTACGCCGACGCCATACCGCAGATCGTCTTCTGGAACCTGCGCGACTCGAGGTCCGTGCCGGTCACGTCGGAGCAGAAGGGGGTGGCGCTCGTCAGCGGCTTCTCCCAGAACATGCTCAAGCTCTTCCTCG GAAAAGAAGTCGCCATGACGCCGAGGTCCGTCATGGAGAAGGCCATCGCCGGGCCGCTGTACGAGAAGCTCGTCGTCTTCGACTGA